From the genome of Rhizobium sp. NXC24, one region includes:
- a CDS encoding Tim44 domain-containing protein codes for MPGAVPRFTQLAVIVALAVATSLASFSDADARRAGGFSGFGSRGTRTFDSPAITRTAPTQAAPIDRTMTPRPQTQTQTQSPINTQPRPSLFNGFGRSMIGGLIAGGLLGMLLGHGFGGGFGFLGMLLQIGLIIAAISFAMRFFANRQRTSYSASGSNASYNMSAPRPSSFSIPTIGGGAASQAPQRHANDEIGLSQADLDRFEQLLTEVQSAYGAEDYNTLRRLTTPEAMSYLAEELGENATKGVRNSVSNVRLLQGDISEAWREGNAEYATLAMRYSSVDALLDRTTGRLVDGDDRNASETTEVWTFVRQPGSDWKLSAIQGTELHHA; via the coding sequence ATGCCCGGTGCAGTTCCGCGTTTCACTCAGCTTGCAGTCATCGTCGCCCTTGCCGTTGCTACGTCCCTTGCGAGCTTCAGCGATGCCGATGCGCGTCGTGCCGGCGGTTTTAGTGGATTCGGCAGCCGCGGGACGCGAACCTTTGACTCTCCGGCGATAACCCGCACAGCTCCAACGCAAGCCGCTCCCATCGACCGGACCATGACGCCCCGGCCGCAGACCCAAACCCAAACGCAGTCGCCGATCAATACGCAGCCGCGTCCCAGCCTCTTCAACGGTTTCGGCCGGTCGATGATCGGCGGATTGATAGCGGGCGGTCTTCTCGGCATGCTGCTCGGACACGGGTTCGGCGGCGGCTTCGGCTTCCTTGGCATGCTGCTGCAGATCGGCCTGATCATCGCGGCCATCAGCTTCGCCATGCGGTTTTTCGCCAACCGGCAGCGAACCTCTTATTCGGCATCGGGATCGAACGCGTCATACAATATGAGCGCGCCGCGGCCTTCTTCCTTCTCCATTCCGACGATAGGCGGTGGCGCTGCGAGCCAGGCGCCGCAAAGACATGCCAATGACGAGATCGGGCTGTCGCAAGCCGATCTCGACCGTTTCGAACAGCTTCTGACGGAAGTCCAATCGGCTTATGGCGCCGAGGACTACAACACCCTACGCCGTCTAACCACGCCGGAGGCAATGTCCTATCTTGCCGAGGAGCTCGGAGAGAATGCAACCAAAGGCGTCCGCAACAGCGTTTCCAACGTTCGTCTGCTGCAGGGCGATATTTCAGAAGCCTGGCGCGAAGGCAATGCCGAATATGCCACTCTTGCCATGCGCTATTCGAGCGTCGACGCGCTGCTCGACCGCACGACGGGCAGGCTCGTCGACGGCGACGATCGCAATGCGTCTGAGACCACCGAAGTCTGGACCTTCGTGCGCCAGCCCGGTTCCGACTGGAAGCTTTCGGCTATCCAGGGAACGGAACTCCATCACGCTTGA